A portion of the Archocentrus centrarchus isolate MPI-CPG fArcCen1 chromosome 19, fArcCen1, whole genome shotgun sequence genome contains these proteins:
- the bbs1 gene encoding BBSome complex member BBS1 isoform X1 gives MSSTESSGDGGKWLDAHYDPVAGIYTFSSCVDLADLSGDGENRLVVGDLGSGSTGMKLKVYRGTALMSESTLLDLPAGLVAFFMDLHEPRIPAVAVASGPCIYVYKNLRPYFKFTLPGLEINTLEQDVWQQVKEGQIDPLTLKEMLESIRKKADVPLSVRSLRFLSLEPQDMDEFVELHKHLPLKRQTVITCIGTLKKNMADEDGVSCLVIGTESSEVFILDPEAFIILSKMLLPAVPTIMDVTGQFDVEFRITVVCRDGNIYILRREMDKPKYCIELSSHAVGLVRVGKNVVVGCTDESLQGFTQKGKKLWKTVLAAPITTMASMDLPTRGFQAVLVGLANCEVQLYRDKNLLSTIKTPDVVTSICFGRYGREDGTLIMTTKGGGLMVKILKRTAAFDDRDGTPGPPLAQSVRLNVPKKTKLYVDQTLRERENGLTMHRAFQMDLSRLRLAAAKAYVKALESSLTPMSSSLTEPLKMNAVVQGLGPSFKLTLNVQNTAACRPVMNLAISFLYDESLYRMRNPYMRIPLLVPGLIYPVETFVECTSDKGISDIIKVFVLHEGRSSPLLTAHINMPVSEGLTLN, from the exons ATGTCCTCCACGGAGTCAAGTGGTGATGGAGGGAAGTGGTTGGACGCTCACTATGACCCAGTGGCCGGCATCTACACCTTCTCATCCTGCGTGGACCTGGCAGACCTGAGTGGGGATGGAGAGAACCGGCTGGTGGTCGGGGACCTGGGCTCCGGTTCTACAGGGATGAAACTGAAGGTGTACCGGGGCACAGCGCTGATGAGTGAGAGCACCCTGCTGGACCTGCCCGCAGGCCTCGTCGCCTTCTTCATGGACCTGCACGAGCCCCGCATCCCCGCTGTCGCTGTGGCCTCTGGACCCTGCATCTATGTCTACAAGAACCTGCGGCCGTATTTCAAGTTCACCCTGCCTGGTCTGGAGATCAACACCCtggagcag GATGTGTGGCAGCAGGTGAAGGAGGGGCAGATTGACCCtctgaccttgaaggagatgtTGGAGAGCATTAGGAAGAAGGCCGACGTCCCGCTGTCAGTCCGCTCACTCAGGTTCCTGTCTCTGGAGCCCCAGGACATGGACGAATTTGTCGAGCTGCACAAACACCTGCCACTCAAGCGCCAG ACAGTCATCACCTGTATCGGGACTCTGAAGAAGAACATGGCAGATGAGGACGGTGTCAGCTGTCTGGTGATCGGGACAGAGAGCAGTGAGGTCTTCATCCTCGACCCCGAAGCTTTCATCATCCTCTCAAAG ATGTTGCTACCAGCCGTTCCCACCATCATGGACGTGACAGGTCAGTTTGACGTGGAGTTTCGCATCACGGTGGTGTGTCGCGATGGCAACATCTACATCCTGCGCAG GGAGATGGACAAACCCAAGTACTGCATTGAGCTGTCGTCTCACGCGGTCGGCCTCGTGAGAGTTGGGAAGAACGTGGTGGTCGGCTGCACTGACGAGAGCCTGCAGGGCTTCACGCAGAAG GGGAAGAAACTTTGGAAGACCGTCCTCGCCGCTCCCATCACCACCATGGCCTCCATGGACCTCCCCACCAGGGGCTTCCAGGCAGTTCTGGTGGGTCTGGCCAACTGTGAGGTGCAACTGTACCGGGACAAGAACCTGCTGAGCACCATCAAGACACCCGATGTGGTCACCAGCATCTGCTTCGGCCGCTACGGCCGTGAGGACGGAACCCTCATCATGACCACCAAGGGAGGAGGCCTGATGGTGAAGATTTTAAAGAGGACAGCAGCGTTTGACGACAGGGACGGCACCCCTGGCCCACCTCTGGCACAAAGCGTGCGCCTCAATGTGCCCAAGAAGACCAAGCTGTACGTGGACCAGACACTGAGAGAGCGCGAGAACGGCCTCACCATGCACCGCGCCTTCCAGATGGACCTGAGCCGCCTGCGACTGGCCGCTGCCAAGGCCTATGTCAAGGCGTTGGAGTCCAGCCTGACCCCGATGTCCTCCAGCCTCACCGAGCCGCTGAAGATGAACGCCGTGGTCCAGGGTCTGGGCCCATCCTTCAAGCTGACCTTGAACGTCCAGAACACAGCAGCATGCCGGCCTGTCATGAACCTGGCCATCAGCTTCCTGTATGACGAGAGCCTGTATCGGATGAGGAACCCCTACATGAGGATCCCGCTCCTGGTGCCCGGCCTCATCTACCCCGTCGAGACATTCGTTGAGTGCACCAGCGACAAGGGCATCTCTGACATCATCAAGGTGTTCGTCTTGCACGAGGGGAGGAGCTCGCCGCTGCTCACGGCCCACATCAACATGCCCGTGAGTGAGGGGCTGACACTCAACTGA
- the bbs1 gene encoding BBSome complex member BBS1 isoform X2, with protein sequence MSSTESSGDGGKWLDAHYDPVAGIYTFSSCVDLADLSGDGENRLVVGDLGSGSTGMKLKVYRGTALMSESTLLDLPAGLVAFFMDLHEPRIPAVAVASGPCIYVYKNLRPYFKFTLPGLEINTLEQTVITCIGTLKKNMADEDGVSCLVIGTESSEVFILDPEAFIILSKMLLPAVPTIMDVTGQFDVEFRITVVCRDGNIYILRREMDKPKYCIELSSHAVGLVRVGKNVVVGCTDESLQGFTQKGKKLWKTVLAAPITTMASMDLPTRGFQAVLVGLANCEVQLYRDKNLLSTIKTPDVVTSICFGRYGREDGTLIMTTKGGGLMVKILKRTAAFDDRDGTPGPPLAQSVRLNVPKKTKLYVDQTLRERENGLTMHRAFQMDLSRLRLAAAKAYVKALESSLTPMSSSLTEPLKMNAVVQGLGPSFKLTLNVQNTAACRPVMNLAISFLYDESLYRMRNPYMRIPLLVPGLIYPVETFVECTSDKGISDIIKVFVLHEGRSSPLLTAHINMPVSEGLTLN encoded by the exons ATGTCCTCCACGGAGTCAAGTGGTGATGGAGGGAAGTGGTTGGACGCTCACTATGACCCAGTGGCCGGCATCTACACCTTCTCATCCTGCGTGGACCTGGCAGACCTGAGTGGGGATGGAGAGAACCGGCTGGTGGTCGGGGACCTGGGCTCCGGTTCTACAGGGATGAAACTGAAGGTGTACCGGGGCACAGCGCTGATGAGTGAGAGCACCCTGCTGGACCTGCCCGCAGGCCTCGTCGCCTTCTTCATGGACCTGCACGAGCCCCGCATCCCCGCTGTCGCTGTGGCCTCTGGACCCTGCATCTATGTCTACAAGAACCTGCGGCCGTATTTCAAGTTCACCCTGCCTGGTCTGGAGATCAACACCCtggagcag ACAGTCATCACCTGTATCGGGACTCTGAAGAAGAACATGGCAGATGAGGACGGTGTCAGCTGTCTGGTGATCGGGACAGAGAGCAGTGAGGTCTTCATCCTCGACCCCGAAGCTTTCATCATCCTCTCAAAG ATGTTGCTACCAGCCGTTCCCACCATCATGGACGTGACAGGTCAGTTTGACGTGGAGTTTCGCATCACGGTGGTGTGTCGCGATGGCAACATCTACATCCTGCGCAG GGAGATGGACAAACCCAAGTACTGCATTGAGCTGTCGTCTCACGCGGTCGGCCTCGTGAGAGTTGGGAAGAACGTGGTGGTCGGCTGCACTGACGAGAGCCTGCAGGGCTTCACGCAGAAG GGGAAGAAACTTTGGAAGACCGTCCTCGCCGCTCCCATCACCACCATGGCCTCCATGGACCTCCCCACCAGGGGCTTCCAGGCAGTTCTGGTGGGTCTGGCCAACTGTGAGGTGCAACTGTACCGGGACAAGAACCTGCTGAGCACCATCAAGACACCCGATGTGGTCACCAGCATCTGCTTCGGCCGCTACGGCCGTGAGGACGGAACCCTCATCATGACCACCAAGGGAGGAGGCCTGATGGTGAAGATTTTAAAGAGGACAGCAGCGTTTGACGACAGGGACGGCACCCCTGGCCCACCTCTGGCACAAAGCGTGCGCCTCAATGTGCCCAAGAAGACCAAGCTGTACGTGGACCAGACACTGAGAGAGCGCGAGAACGGCCTCACCATGCACCGCGCCTTCCAGATGGACCTGAGCCGCCTGCGACTGGCCGCTGCCAAGGCCTATGTCAAGGCGTTGGAGTCCAGCCTGACCCCGATGTCCTCCAGCCTCACCGAGCCGCTGAAGATGAACGCCGTGGTCCAGGGTCTGGGCCCATCCTTCAAGCTGACCTTGAACGTCCAGAACACAGCAGCATGCCGGCCTGTCATGAACCTGGCCATCAGCTTCCTGTATGACGAGAGCCTGTATCGGATGAGGAACCCCTACATGAGGATCCCGCTCCTGGTGCCCGGCCTCATCTACCCCGTCGAGACATTCGTTGAGTGCACCAGCGACAAGGGCATCTCTGACATCATCAAGGTGTTCGTCTTGCACGAGGGGAGGAGCTCGCCGCTGCTCACGGCCCACATCAACATGCCCGTGAGTGAGGGGCTGACACTCAACTGA